Proteins from one Setaria italica strain Yugu1 chromosome V, Setaria_italica_v2.0, whole genome shotgun sequence genomic window:
- the LOC101753684 gene encoding uncharacterized protein LOC101753684, whose amino-acid sequence MEEAPELISPRISFSHDLANFAAPPRRSDASLLVSSSSSSRLPEPEFDFANANAAADDVAPADRLFAGGKLLPMPPLPPAPRPPNPFKQEPSGGGGVKAAQACPQKRPGSWASPFSRSSSVNSATTAAGAPRSAGRFGCPPFPLMRSWSASAAVARDGGGLGGAEPADAAGHRPRYYKKFGGTVAPASNGGGGGPSRAYYYGGSRKGSSHGVRVSPVLNVPFIGTSVANVLSYLLCDCSTKTKKSREF is encoded by the coding sequence ATGGAGGAAGCGCCGGAGCTGATCAGCCCGAGGATCTCCTTCTCCCACGACCTTGCCAACTTCgcagcaccgccgcggcggtcCGACGCGTCTCTGCtcgtgtcgtcgtcgtcgtcgtcgcgccTCCCCGAGCCGGAGTTCGACTTCGCCAACGCCAATGCGGCCGCCGACGACGTCGCCCCGGCCGACCGCCTCTTCGCCGGCGGCAAGCTGCTGCCAATGCCGCCGTTGCCGCCCGCTCCCAGACCACCCAACCCGTTCAAGCAGgagccgagcggcggcggcggtgtcaaggcggcgcaggcgtgcCCGCAGAAGCGGCCGGGTTCGTGGGCATCCCCGTTCTCACGCAGCAGCAGCGTGAACTcggccacgacggcggcgggagcgccgCGGTCGGCGGGGAGGTTCGGCTGCCCGCCGTTCCCGCTGATGCGCAGCTGGTCAGCCTCGGCCGCCGTGGCGCGAGACGGCGGTGGCTTGGGCGGCGCCGAACCGGCGGACGCAGCCGGCCATCGGCCTCGGTACTACAAGAAGTTCGGCGGTACAGTGGCACCGGCTAGTaacggtggtggcggtggtccATCAAGAGCTTACTACTATGGTGGTAGCAGGAAAGGTAGTAGCCATGGCGTTAGGGTTAGCCCGGTGCTCAACGTGCCGTTCATCGGCACGAGTGTGGCCAACGTGCTGAGCTACTTGCTCTGTGACTGTAGCACCAAGACGAAGAAGAGTAGGGAGTTCTAG
- the LOC101753270 gene encoding uncharacterized protein LOC101753270, with the protein MVLLFSPPFLAARFTPSQAAAPRRRTRARAFSPSADARAPCFRRPYTSVLIVPTGVGAAVGGFAGDALPVARTLAAVSDCVISHPNVLNAAMLYWPMPNTLYVEGYALDRFAEGSWALQPVHQNKVGLVLDSGIEEDLRLRHLQVADAARASLGLPVVEYIVTDAPLEIKTWFDPKCGKSTGSVGNSDSLLRAVDTLVNHADVNAVAVVTRFPDDDPEDSDCYREGKGVDLLAGVEAIISHLIVKEFKIPAAHAPAVLPPPLSPLVCPRSAAEEIGYTFLPCVLAGLSNAPQYVMRRQGTLDSGCMVAGDVDSVILPKDSCGGDGTLAFARAARKHKPLIITVQENETVLDDTPDKFSIEALNVRNYWEAIGVVAAHKAGVNPNALRRQGIDHLKNPRRLYSPHSSGPRPSAHPPVHEKLHIKELAGQI; encoded by the exons ATGGTGCTCCTTTTCTCTCCTCCGTTCCTCGCCGCGCGCTTCACGCcgtcgcaggcggcggcgccgcgccggcgcaccCGGGCCCGCGCCTTCTCCCCTTCCGCTGATGCGCGGGCCCCGTGCTTCAGGAGGCCCTACACGTCCGTCCTGATTGTCCCCACGGGCGTCGGCGCGGCCGTCGGGGgcttcgccggcgacgccctCCCGGTGGCTAGAACCCTCGCCGCCGTATCCGACTGCGTCATATCACACCCCAAC GTGCTGAACGCTGCGATGTTGTACTGGCCAATGCCCAATACGCTTTACGTGGAGGGATACGCCCTTGATAGGTTCGCGGAAGGATCTTGGGCTCTCCAACCCGTTCACCAAAACAAG GTAGGCTTGGTGTTGGATTCTGGAATCGAGGAGGACCTCCGGCTTCGCCACTTGCAGGTTGCAGATGCCGCGAGGGCGTCGCTTGGGCTGCCTGTAGTCGAGTACATTGTTACTGATGCTCCTCTGGAG ATCAAAACATGGTTTGATCCTAAGTGTGGAAAGTCGACGGGAAGTGTTGGGAACTCTGATTCTCTGCTGAGAGCTGTTGACACATTAGTGAACCATGCAGATGTCAATGCGGTGGCAGTTGTTACACGCTTTCCAGATGATGATCCAGAAGATTCAGATTGCTACCGGGAAGGGAAG GGCGTTGATCTGCTGGCAGGAGTTGAAGCAATTATCAGTCACCTAATTGTGAAAGAATTCAAAATCCCTGCTGCCCACGCTCCTGCAGTGTTACCCCCTCCACTCAGCCCATTAGTATGCCCTAGATCTGCTGCTGAAGAG ATTGGATATACCTTTCTGCCTTGTGTGCTTGCTGGTTTAAGCAATGCTCCACAGTATGTCATGAGGAGGCAAGGAACCTTGGACAGTGGTTGCATGGTGGCTGGTGATGTTGACAGTGTTATTCTTCCAAAAGACTCTTGTGGAGGAGATGGTACTCTTGCTTTTGCTCGAGCTGCAAGAAAGCACAAG CCCTTAATCATTACTGTACAGGAAAATGAGACAGTGCTTGATGATACTCCAGACAAATTTAGCATAGAAGCG CTGAATGTCAGGAACTACTGGGAAGCAATTGGAGTCGTCGCTGCTCACAAGGCAGGTGTCAATCCAAATGCCCTTAGAAGACAGGGAATTGATCACCTTAAGAACCCTCGACGATTATACTCTCCCCACTCTTCAGGTCCTAGACCATCTGCCCATCCTCCAGTGCACGAGAAATTGCATATAAAGGAACTAGCTGGACAAATTTAG
- the LOC101752862 gene encoding protein ABCI7, chloroplastic, producing the protein MPSPSPLCAASCSTALRAPPPLLRFRRSASPVTASLARAAPAVSDDLVLRIAEQLEDSVTSSSPLLDPLRSASALSLLSTPWPTRRSNEAFRFTDISYLRSFPISLPSKAPDLAPPASPFPSHVLFSDGLLVSASGVHVSALADLPPGRARDRAAAALAASAEFAHKDLFYDFNAVGARDVVVVHVPEGVKVADDPVHIMFTYTNCGAESMLMSNPRVLVVAEKEAEVAIVEEHFGAGEEGGCYWANPVAEIIIDAGARVVHSYVQRQSFAAAHTKWTVVQQDTSSKYEFVEVSTGAKLNRHNLHIQQLGPETETELSTLHLTSQNKQIHDLHSKLILDHPRGFSRQLHKCIACATGNSIFDGNIKVNRYAQQTDAGQETKCLILSPKALVNVKPNLQIIADDVKCTHGAAISGELDPNELFYFQARGINAETATDALLYFFGAHVIKRIPFKPINENALAQFKELLASSRQTTYDALLS; encoded by the exons atgccgtcgccgtcgccgctgtgcgccgcctcctgctccaccGCTCTCCGCGCGCCCCCGCCTCTCCTGCGCTTCCGCCGCTCTGCCTCCCCGGTCACCGCCTCcctggcgcgcgcggcgccggccgtcTCCGACGACCTCGTCCTCCGCATCGCCGAGCAGCTCGAGGACTCGGTGACCTCCTCATCCCCGCTCCTCGACcccctccgctccgcctccgcgctATCCCTCCTCTCCACGCCCTGGCCCACCCGCCGCTCCAACGAGGCCTTCCGCTTCACCGACATCTCATACCTCCGCTCCTTCCccatctccctcccctccaAGGCGCCCGACCTCGCGCCACCAGCCTCCCCTTTCCCCTCCCACGTTCTCTTCTCCGACGGGCTCCTTGTATCCGCCTCTGGCGTTCATGTCAGCGCCCTCGCCGATCTTCCCCCCGGCCGCGCGCGagaccgcgccgccgcggccctcgCTGCCTCCGCTGAATTCGCTCACAAGGACCTCTTCTACGACTTCAACGCCGTTGGAGCGAGGGACGTCGTGGTCGTGCACGTGCCCGAGGGGGTCAAGGTGGCCGACGACCCTGTTCACATCATGTTCACCTATACCAATTGCGGTGCTGAGAGTATGCTGATGTCCAATCCGAGGGTTCTGGTCGTGGCCGAGAAGGAAGCAGAGGTGGCCATAGTGGAGGAGCACTTTGGTGCTGGAGAAGAAGGTGGTTGCTATTGGGCCAATCCAGTAGCAGAGATTATCATCGACGCTGGCGCAAGGGTGGTTCATTCATATGTGCagcggcaatcctttgctgcaGCTCATACTAAATGGACTGTCGTCCAGCAG GATACGTCCAGTAAATATGAATTTGTTGAGGTCAGCACTGGAGCAAAATTGAACAGGCACAATCTACATATCCAGCAATTAGGTCCTGAGACAGAAACAGAATTGTCAACACTTCACTTAACATCTCAGAATAAACAGATACATGATCTGCATAGCAAACTGATACTTGATCACCCCAGAGGTTTTTCACGACAGCTCCACAAGTGCATTGCTTGTGCCACAGGGAATAGCATATTTGATGGGAATATTAAAGTCAACAG GTATGCACAACAAACTGATGCTGGGCAAGAAACCAAGTGTCTTATCCTATCACCAAAGGCACTTGTTAATGTCAAGCCAAACCTTCAGATTATCGCAGATGACGTGAAGTGTACTCATGGTGCTGCCATCAGTGGTGAGCTTGATCCAAATGAGCTCTTCTACTTCCAAGCAAGAGGCATCAACGCGGAAACTGCAACGGATGCCCTACTTTACTTTTTTGGAGCCCATGTGATCAAGCGCATACCGTTTAAACCTATAAATGAGAATGCATTAGCGCAGTTCAAAGAGTTGCTTGCTTCCTCCAGACAAACAACTTATGATGCCCTTCTTTCATGA
- the LOC101773547 gene encoding uncharacterized protein LOC101773547: MVISAEPPPPPPPDPVADAAAVEAAAAAATSNARQAVAFSSFPSLKTWGSHRVLRCAHVNRGGDAIATGTATATARRSPGKLDVACEKAPRHPNEAEAGSSDAADVDHVAAAEAPEPAAAASPPWKLRTRRRPKPSASASASASPPPERRPSRARAEALDRARFSVTLTSEEIEEDIYAVTGARPRRRPRRRPRPVQKQLDMLFPGSWLSEITAETYRVPDDR; the protein is encoded by the exons ATGGTGATCTCGGCcgagccgcccccgccgcctcccccggatcccgtcgccgacgccgcggcggtcgaggcggccgcggccgcggccacgtCCAACGCCCGCCAGGCCGTCGCCTTCTCCTCGTTCCCGTCGCTCAAGACGTGGGGCAGCCACCGCGTCCTGCGCTGCGCCCACGTCaaccgcggcggcgacgccatcGCCACCGGCACGGCCACCGCTACCGCGAGGCGCTCCCCGGGGAAGCTCGACGTGGCCTGTGAGAAGGCCCCGCGCCACCCGAACGAGGCGGAAGCAGGGAGCAGCGACGCCGCCGACGTGGAccacgtggcggcggcggaggccccggagcctgccgccgccgcctcgccaccgtGGAAGCTGCGCACCCGGCGGCGCCCCAagccgtcggcgtcggcgtccgcgagcgcgtcgccgccgcccgagcggAGGCCGTCGCGGGCCCGCGCGGAGGCCCTCGACCGGGCGCGGTTCTCCGTGACGCTGACGAGCGAGGAGATCGAGGAGGACATCTACGCCGTCaccggcgcccgcccgcgccgccgccctagGCGGCGGCCCCGCCCCGTGCAGAAGCAGCTCGAT ATGCTATTCCCCGGCTCGTGGCTGTCGGAGATCACCGCCGAGACCTACCGGGTGCCGGACGACCGGTGA